AACCTTCCGTTGCCCTGATGTAGAGCAACAGCGAGCCGAGGTAGAAGCACGACATCAAGCCGGAGGCCCGTCCCGAGATGTAGGTGACCGTTTCCGTGGCGATGGGGTGGATGAGGAAGAACAGGGAGGCCCAGAACGGGACCGAGGAGCGCTCATCCGATACCGCGCTGGTGAGGATGCGGAAGATCAGCAATCCTGACCCGAGGTGTAGCAGGAGATTCAGGAGGTGGTAGCCGGACGGATCGGCTCCATACTGCGAACGGTCGAAGAGGAACGTGGCGTATAACACGGGGCGGACCATGTGATCGAGGTGCCCGAAGAAGTGCCGCCATCCATCGAGATGGGGATTTTCGAGAATCGCGACCGTGTCATCGTAGTGAAAATCTCCACCGAAGCCGGACCAGTAGGCCGCCACGGTGCAAGCGCAGAGCAGGAAGCAGAGATGCCAGTGGCGAGGGGGTGGAAGGTTCATGGGCCTCGTTATACTGCATTACGACGAAACGATACAGGGGGGATTATGGCAGGCGTACATCGGGCGCTGTGGGGCATGGGGCTGTGCGTGCTTGCGATGTCGTTTCCAACCGGCAGCGAGGCCGTGTCGAGTAGTCAACTGTGCCAAGCGGTGGGCAATGACCTGTGGGGGCAGTCTCGCAGTGCGGCAATGCCCAGCAACGAGGCGTCAATCGAGAAGCTGCAGAAGATCAAGCAGGATTGCCCCCAATTAGCCGTCAGCATCGACAGGCTGGTCAGTGGCATCAAGGCACACCTGCAACGGCAGGCTGATGCGAGCAAGCACGTTAGGAAATCCGGCGAGGCGTACCAGAATTCAGCCTATGACCCGGGAGGGTTCAACACAGGCGGCAGCTTCAGCCCGAATTAACGGCGCCGGGCAAGACTCAGGAGGACTCTTCATGAACCGAGGTCAATCACAATCCGTATCGACCATGATGCGCCTGTTCACGCTGTCGCTGCTTTCCCTCTGCCCGCTCTTACCGGTTGCGACCGCGGGCGCGACTCCCAAAGATGATGTGGTGGATCAGTTCCTCGGAGGCTGTGTCGGGAAACCGGCCAAAGCATCGAACTGTGACACGCTCCGGCCGCAGTTCGTCGACATCGTCAAGGATGACCTGCTGACGCTGGGGTCCTCGGCCGATCGGAAGCATCTGCCGGATATCGTCCGCCTGTTCAGGAGCGACGAGGTCGAACTCCGGATCGCGGCTGCGGATGCCATCGGGATGATCGGGCCGCAGGATCAGGACGTGGACTTACTCATTCCGCTCACCAACGATCCCGTCCCGGATGTCCGCCATGCGGTGTCGCACATGATCACGCGCGGGAAAGGCAAGGCGTTGGACTCTCTGAAGGAGCGCATCATGCCGATACGCACGGGCCGCGAGGTGGAAAAGCCGGCCGATGCCGGGAAATTATCGCTCCCGCTGATGCCAGACAGTGTGTACGTCTTCGACTCCAGCGATGCGATGAAGGGGCGTCTCTCCTATGTGGCAAGGGGCAAGGGCGACCCGGCGCAGTTCTACAAACCGAAGGCCAAGAAGGGGCCGTATACACTGGACCAGTTCAAGGAGCAGTATCGCTATCAGTTGCGGGATGAAGAAGAAGCGCTCAATGAATGGCAACGGACGCAGGTGGAACAGGAAAAGGCCCCGGATCCGAAAGACATGCAAGCCTATCTCGAATACATACAACGGATAGGTTCGTTATCGACGCAAGGAGGCATGGGGAGGATGTACTTCGATACCTACCAGCCGAATCTCTACGGCGCTCCGACCGTGTACGTGCTGGAGGAACGGCAGATCGGTCAGCGCAGCTATCCCACCCGCTACGTGGTGGTCTATCAAGAGCTGGCCTTCAAGCGTCCCGGTTATCGGTTGAACTGGACTATGGTATCCGACAGCGCCATCAAGACCGCGCAAGCCGCTTCGTTGGCGGAGGAAAAAGAGGAGCTGGCGAACAAAGCCGAAAGCGAAGCCCTGAAGAAAAAAGCCGCGGAACTGGAGGCCGTGACCAAAAAGAAGGAAGCGGCGGGCAGACAACAATTTAAAAAGGGCCAGGAAGATCTGGAAAAGGCGCTGGGATTTTAGCAAGACGGAAGAGGTGAGACACGCTGGCAGGCGCCGATCGCCCAGAACGTATGGCTGCCTTCACCTGCACCTGTTCCATGGAATCCGGAGTCACCCACGGAGGCCTGATATTTTCACGGGACACATCGGGCGCCTCTCCCTCCACAGGCGCGTTCACAGCCGTGTGATCCAACGCGCCTGTGCCGGTGACTTGGTAGAGGTTCTCCGCACACCGTGCGATCAGCTGCCCGACATGATCCCTTAGCGTCACCAACCTGATTCCCCATGAACATTCTCCAGGCGACGCACGAGTATGAGCGATGGTCGGCGCGGCAGGTGCCGGTTGTGCCGGCGGATCTGCGTGTGAAGCATACCCTGATGACGCAGAGCGCGTTCTCTTTTCTCCGGGCTACCTGCTACCGGTGGATGCAGGTTTGGCCGGAAGTCTGTGCCGGTCTGGCCGGGGCGCCGGCGCTGCGGGCGGTCGCCGATCTGCATGTCGAAAATTTCGGCACGTGGCGCGATAGCGAAGGGCGTCTGATTTGGGGCATCAACGATTTCGACGAGGCCTGCGTTGTTCCCTACCAGAGCGACCTGGTGCGCTTGGTCGTGAGCGCCAGGCTTGCCGGTCGGGCTGAGCATCTTGCCGTCAAGTTGGGTGAGGCCTGCGAGGCGGTGCTGACCGGCTACGTCGAAGGCCTGCGGGCAGGCGGGAAGCCGTTTGTGTTGTCGGAACAGCATGCCTGGTTGCGTGAGATCGCGACGAACTCGCTGCGCGATCCGGTGAAATTCTGGAAAAAGATGGCGGCGCTGCCGATGGTCCAAGACACGGTCCCTCACGAGGTGACGGACGCGCTCGAGCAGGTGATGCCGGAGGCGGGTCTCGCCTATAGTCTCAGGCGGCGGCGCTCGGGTCTCGGCAGCCTGGGGCGCCCGCGATTTGTGGCGCTTGCCGAGTGGCGCGGCGGGAAGGTGGCCCGGGAGGCGAAGCGGCTGATCGCTGCTGCCGGTCTCTGGGCTCAAGGGCAGAAGGGGAGCGGCGCGCTGCTGTATCCATCGATGTTGGAGCAGTCCGTGCGTTGCCGCGATCCGTTTGTGCGGATGGAGGGCCAGTGGCTGCTCCGGCGGCTGTCGCCCTACTGCTCCCGGATTGAAGTGACGGCGCTGCCGAGGAAACGGGACGAGGGCAAGTTGCTGTATGCGATGGGCTGGGAGACGGCGAATGTGCATCTCGGGGACCAGCCACACATCAAAGCGGTCCAACGCGACCTGGCTGCGAGGAAATCCGCCTGGCTACGGAAAGCGGCGAAGGCGATGACGAAGGCCACTCTCGCGGATTGGACACACTGGACTGAACATCATGCCAGGTAACTCATCACCAGAGCAAAAGAGCGGAACGGTGCTGACGCCATACCCGCTCAATCTGCCCGGCCGGATCTACGGCAGCGCGATGCCGTTCGGCCTGTATGATCCTGACGGGACCTTGTTGCCGGAGTTCAGAGCCGCCGCGATTCATGGGGTGGTGTTGTTGGCCGAGCCGGATGAATGCCGGGAAAAAACAGGGCGGGATCTGCTCGCAATCTATCAAGCCGAAGGGCTGACGGTGCTTCCGCTGCCGATTCCCAACTACGGCGTGCCCGCCGATGGCCGCCTGCCCGGCGTGCTCAGGCAGGCGCGCGAACAGGCCGCGCAGGGGCGCAACCTGCTGATCCATTGTTCCGCCGGGCTCGGACGCACGGCATTATTTGCGACGTTGCTGGCACGGTCGGTTTTGAGGCTGTCGGGGCCGGAGGCGCTGGCCTGGCTGGGACGCCATCAACCAGGCGCGCTTCTCACGCCGGCGCAAATCATGCTGATCATGAAATAAAGAGTCGGAATAGTTTTGCCTCATGAAGGCGCTCATTTCTTCGCCGCAGACATTTCGACCGTTTCCCGGATCTTGACCCACGTGTCCCAGCCGTAACTTTTGGCCGTGCTCCTGATCGCTTCCCTGGCGGATTCGATGGCTTTCCTCACCTGCTCCCGGTCCATCGTGGATGCATGCCGAACGACGATGTGAAGCGTCTGCGGATCGGCGAGGACGATGTCGAGCGAATAGGGACGGTCAGCGCTGGCCTCGCGGCGCAGGCCGGCTCTCGTAATCAGAGCCAGCCATTCACCTTCCGTGGGCGTGTAGGGGGCGAGGCCGGGCCGGCCGGATGGCGAGTGGGCCTCCGTGGTTGCCGTTTCCTCCCTGACCGCCTGACATTGATTGTCGCTGCAGGCCTTGAGGCGCACCCGCCGGTTTTCCAGGCAGCTATTTCTATCGCCCGCGCTGATGGCATTATCGAGGCATTTGCGCACCTCCTCTTCAGCGGCGTAGAAACAATCCGAACAAGGGCTCTGGGCAGAGACAGACGCAGTCAGTACCAGCGGCAGAGATACGGCGCACAACAGCCATCGGTTCATGATCGGACCTCCCGTGCCAATTCTCTACGCCACTCACCGCGCGATTTCAATCATGGGACTGCGATGCATCACCGGAGAGGCCTGACCGGGAGGGATTGCTTGCAATCATCCGGGGCGAGGTCGCACACTGCCCGGCAACGGCGCAGCGTCTCCGTGCCGCTGGCCGATGAACAGGAGCGCGCGACGGTATTGAACAGCCGGAGGCGAGCTTGATGCACACTCTTGGAAGGAGCGTGAGCCATGTTGAATGCTGAGGTCATGGCGGCGGTGCTGGAATTTCGGCGGAAGCGCAACTGGGAGCAGTTCCACACACCGAAGGAACTCGCTGCCGCCATTGCAGTCGAGGCGAGCGAACTCCTGGAAGTCTTTCAATGGAAGTCTCACGAGGAAGTGGCGCGGTTGCTCGACAGTCCGTCACGGGAACGTGTCACGGACGAAATCGCCGATGTGGTGATGCTCCTGTCCTATCTCTGCCACGACCTTGGCCTGGATGTGAATGACGCGGTGCGCTCGAAGCTGGAGAAAAACAACGCGAAGTATCCGGTCGAAACGTCATACGGCAATGCTCGCAAGTATGACGAAGGGCCGTGAATGAACGGCGCATATCCACGAGTGCAGGCAGCCACGTCAACGAATGTCTGGATGACCGTCCAGGCGCCTGAGGCCCCTCGACGACATATCCGGCCTGGAAAGAGCTCGGCGCCACTCCGGCAGAGAGCGCCGGGGAAAGAGAGCGTCGTCCTCAGGCACTGTGATCGTCCTTCTGACGTTGTGTGCCGCGGCTCTGTGACGCCCATTTGTTAATGGTCATCATGAGGCTTTCTTTTTTTATGGGCTTACTCAGGTAGTCGTCCATGTCGGCATCCAGGCATTTTTGCTGATCCTCCTGCATGGCGTTTGCGGTGAGGGCAACGATGGGGACACGTGGGCGTTTCTGGTCCCGTTCTTCTTTCCGAATCGCCGCCGTTGCCTCAAACCCGTCCATCTCCGGCATTTGGCAATCCATCAGGATCAGCGCATAGTTGATTCGGGATACAGCCTCGACCGCCTCGAGTCCATTCGCAACCACGTCGGCCCGATATCCGAGTTTTTCCAATTGGCAAACTGCGACCTTTTGATTCACGATATTATCCTCGGCGACCAGGATTCGTATTTTTTCCGCCACTTCCAGTTCCTTCAGCACATGCCGGGTCAATAAGACGTCGTGGGACCGTTGTCGGATGTCACCGTCGGCACTGCCGGGAGCAGGTTTGGCCGGCATCTCAATCATGCGGGACAAACAATCATAGAGATGCGCACGGTGCACGGGTTTCGTGAGATAGGCGGCGATTCCAGCCTCTTTCGCCAGCCCCGCCTGCCCGCGCATGCCGACCGATGTCAGGAGAATAAGACGTGTCGCGGCCAGGTCCGGATCCGCGGAAATCGCGCGCGCCAGTTCGAAACCGTCCATCTCGGGCATGAGGAGGTCGAGGATCGCGACATCAAACGGCTCTCCGCCGGCTGCAGCCTGCCTCAGAAGCGTCAGCGCCTGATGACCGTCAGAAGCGCTGACGCTCCGGAGACCCCATTGCTGAGCATGATGCTCCAGGATGCGTCGATTGGTGGCGTTGTCGTCAACAATGCAGACTCGTCGTCCCGGGAGCG
The window above is part of the Nitrospira sp. CR1.1 genome. Proteins encoded here:
- a CDS encoding DUF2252 domain-containing protein; protein product: MNILQATHEYERWSARQVPVVPADLRVKHTLMTQSAFSFLRATCYRWMQVWPEVCAGLAGAPALRAVADLHVENFGTWRDSEGRLIWGINDFDEACVVPYQSDLVRLVVSARLAGRAEHLAVKLGEACEAVLTGYVEGLRAGGKPFVLSEQHAWLREIATNSLRDPVKFWKKMAALPMVQDTVPHEVTDALEQVMPEAGLAYSLRRRRSGLGSLGRPRFVALAEWRGGKVAREAKRLIAAAGLWAQGQKGSGALLYPSMLEQSVRCRDPFVRMEGQWLLRRLSPYCSRIEVTALPRKRDEGKLLYAMGWETANVHLGDQPHIKAVQRDLAARKSAWLRKAAKAMTKATLADWTHWTEHHAR
- a CDS encoding nucleotide pyrophosphohydrolase; the encoded protein is MLNAEVMAAVLEFRRKRNWEQFHTPKELAAAIAVEASELLEVFQWKSHEEVARLLDSPSRERVTDEIADVVMLLSYLCHDLGLDVNDAVRSKLEKNNAKYPVETSYGNARKYDEGP